A stretch of the Parabacteroides timonensis genome encodes the following:
- a CDS encoding TonB-dependent receptor, with the protein MEKRISEDFYKAQKVLKRSLFLLLLSGLLSTVSFSAHAFESLLEQNHPLNLSFKNARIEKILDAISQQSGIKIAYSTEELAGDKSVSVNIRTSDIKEALTAVLGNNYTFKQIDNYIAIARKENEQPAVSQTDDRAWTIQGQVLENSEPPFPLAGVNITIKNTSLGTVSDQNGYFSIKAKRGDILIFNYLGFKPQEYVVNRAISNLTVSMSEDTEELDEVIVTGFSEEKKLNSISSVASLDISKNLNSRPITNLSQSLQGGITGLNVTQGSGLPGADGASIKIRGISTLGSSDPLVLVDGVPMDMNNLDPNTIESITVLKDAAAAAIYGSRAANGVIVVKTKRGVPGKINVSYNGYYGIQKATYLPEFANAAEYMQMVNVAQKNIGGSPTFSDDAITKTLSGEDPINYPNTDWTDYMFKNGSVQSHSVSVSGGGNLARFALTANYLKNDALIDNTNSDRLNIRANTSVSLLDNLSVNMDFNSYRTNRDEPLTGVLDYLYSTPPTTVARYPMKEGNNQVYYGNRPEQRNPAALMERGGIRNYLEDNVSINIAPRWEVIPNLVLRGQYSYRVSSSAKREERAAWNFFDYNSGAFLQTWSAYHGAEKGRSSYYYIGATAEYTLERKKHRLFAIGGYNQELTNDGDWDQWAMASLFAKANYTYDRRYLIEGTIRRDGSSRFDKGNKFGVFPSVAAGWNIHEEAFMRPLKSKLNEFKLRASYGLLGNENIGLYKYQTLIDGTNGNETVFGNPDITWETVHMLNIGTDIRLFRDFAVTFEYYDKKTTDMIIEPPISFIGGIGSAPINSGTVRNRGWELDVNYGKQLTKDFGFNIHGGLSQNKNKIEELFGAPYDKGNRINQIGYALDSYYIYPTNGLLQESDFTKNEAGEWIPKEGVVIFDGQQPGDIHYIDRDNDGKITTGDREIRGSEQPNLSYFANISLNYRKWSLDVLFQGVTGVDAYYSEPFSFGLNTSGDGSTPLKAQLDYWTPENVNARYPRLAPNSSYGNNYHTSDFWYFDASFCRVKSIQLGYTFDQLGLKKIGITNIYVYLNAQNPFTFAKEKLTDPENRGQRGSYPLVRTYSAGVSLNF; encoded by the coding sequence ATGGAAAAAAGAATATCGGAAGACTTTTACAAAGCACAAAAAGTCTTAAAACGATCATTATTTTTATTATTACTTAGTGGCTTATTATCAACAGTTTCTTTTAGTGCACATGCATTTGAATCGCTTTTAGAACAAAATCATCCTTTAAACCTATCTTTCAAAAATGCACGGATAGAAAAAATACTGGATGCTATATCGCAGCAATCCGGTATTAAAATCGCCTATAGTACGGAAGAGCTGGCAGGTGATAAAAGCGTATCTGTCAATATTCGTACTTCAGACATAAAAGAGGCATTGACGGCTGTGCTCGGTAACAACTATACTTTCAAACAGATAGATAATTATATTGCTATCGCCAGAAAAGAAAACGAACAACCTGCCGTTAGCCAGACAGATGACAGGGCCTGGACTATTCAGGGTCAGGTTCTGGAAAATTCGGAACCTCCGTTTCCTTTGGCCGGCGTAAATATTACTATTAAAAACACTTCTTTAGGCACAGTAAGCGACCAGAACGGTTATTTTTCAATTAAGGCCAAACGAGGTGACATTCTGATTTTCAATTATCTTGGTTTCAAACCACAAGAATATGTCGTCAACCGTGCAATCAGTAACCTGACTGTTTCCATGTCGGAAGACACAGAGGAGTTGGACGAAGTGATTGTAACGGGATTCTCAGAAGAAAAGAAGTTAAACTCGATCTCTTCTGTCGCTTCGTTAGACATTTCCAAAAACCTGAACAGCCGCCCTATCACAAATCTGTCGCAATCATTACAGGGTGGTATCACCGGTTTAAATGTGACACAGGGTTCCGGCCTGCCGGGAGCAGATGGTGCTTCGATTAAAATACGTGGTATCTCTACACTGGGAAGCAGCGATCCGTTGGTATTGGTCGACGGAGTCCCCATGGATATGAATAACTTGGATCCAAACACCATTGAAAGTATTACCGTTTTGAAGGATGCGGCGGCAGCAGCGATCTACGGTTCACGTGCAGCAAATGGTGTTATTGTCGTAAAGACAAAACGTGGTGTACCGGGTAAGATTAATGTCTCTTACAATGGTTACTACGGTATTCAGAAAGCAACCTATCTTCCGGAATTCGCCAATGCGGCAGAATACATGCAAATGGTCAACGTAGCCCAGAAAAATATCGGAGGTTCGCCGACTTTTAGCGACGATGCGATCACTAAAACACTTTCCGGAGAAGATCCTATCAATTATCCGAATACCGATTGGACTGACTATATGTTTAAAAACGGTTCTGTTCAAAGTCATTCCGTTTCCGTATCGGGAGGTGGTAACCTGGCACGTTTTGCCTTGACGGCCAATTATCTGAAAAATGACGCATTGATAGATAACACGAATTCAGACCGACTGAATATTCGGGCAAACACGTCTGTCAGCCTGTTAGATAATTTATCTGTAAACATGGACTTCAATTCATACCGTACCAACCGGGACGAACCATTAACAGGCGTATTGGATTATCTGTATTCAACACCTCCTACAACAGTAGCACGTTATCCGATGAAAGAGGGTAACAATCAAGTCTATTATGGAAACCGTCCGGAACAACGAAACCCGGCAGCTTTGATGGAACGTGGAGGTATCAGAAATTATCTGGAAGACAATGTCAGTATCAATATTGCTCCCCGTTGGGAAGTGATCCCGAATTTAGTTTTACGTGGCCAATATTCTTATCGGGTAAGCAGTAGTGCCAAGAGAGAGGAACGTGCAGCCTGGAATTTCTTCGATTACAATTCCGGAGCATTCTTGCAAACATGGTCGGCTTATCACGGAGCGGAAAAGGGACGTTCCAGCTACTACTATATCGGAGCTACTGCAGAATATACTTTAGAACGCAAAAAGCACCGTCTGTTCGCTATCGGAGGATACAATCAGGAGTTAACGAACGACGGTGACTGGGATCAATGGGCCATGGCTTCTTTATTTGCAAAAGCGAATTACACATACGACCGTCGTTACCTGATAGAAGGGACAATTCGACGGGACGGTTCTTCCCGTTTTGATAAAGGTAACAAATTCGGAGTATTCCCCTCTGTTGCAGCCGGATGGAATATTCATGAAGAAGCATTCATGAGACCACTCAAGAGTAAACTGAACGAATTCAAACTTAGAGCTTCTTACGGATTACTCGGTAATGAGAATATCGGGTTATACAAATATCAGACGCTTATCGATGGGACAAATGGTAATGAAACAGTATTCGGAAATCCGGATATCACATGGGAAACAGTACATATGTTAAATATCGGTACAGATATCCGTTTATTCAGAGACTTTGCCGTTACATTCGAATATTACGACAAGAAAACAACCGATATGATTATAGAACCTCCTATTTCCTTTATCGGTGGCATCGGCTCTGCTCCTATCAACTCAGGAACGGTACGTAACAGAGGTTGGGAACTGGATGTGAATTATGGAAAACAACTAACAAAAGACTTTGGTTTCAACATTCATGGAGGCCTATCCCAAAACAAGAATAAAATTGAAGAATTATTCGGAGCTCCTTATGACAAGGGAAATAGAATCAATCAGATAGGATACGCTTTAGACAGTTATTATATTTATCCTACCAACGGCTTACTACAAGAAAGTGATTTCACTAAAAATGAAGCCGGAGAATGGATACCCAAAGAAGGTGTTGTTATTTTCGATGGCCAGCAGCCTGGTGATATTCATTACATTGACAGAGACAATGATGGTAAAATTACAACAGGTGACCGGGAAATCAGAGGTTCGGAACAACCAAATCTAAGTTACTTTGCCAATATTTCTTTAAATTATAGAAAATGGAGTCTGGATGTATTGTTTCAGGGTGTAACGGGTGTGGATGCTTATTACTCGGAACCTTTTTCATTTGGTCTGAACACATCCGGTGACGGATCTACTCCATTGAAAGCACAACTGGACTACTGGACTCCGGAAAATGTCAATGCACGTTATCCGCGACTTGCTCCTAATTCTTCTTATGGAAATAATTATCACACATCCGACTTCTGGTATTTTGATGCCAGTTTCTGCCGTGTTAAATCCATACAGTTAGGCTATACATTCGATCAGTTGGGACTAAAGAAAATTGGGATCACTAATATTTATGTGTATCTAAATGCACAAAACCCATTCACTTTTGCAAAAGAAAAGCTAACAGATCCGGAAAACCGCGGTCAAAGAGGTTCTTATCCGCTTGTCCGGACATATTCTGCGGGTGTAAGTCTTAATTTCTAA
- a CDS encoding RagB/SusD family nutrient uptake outer membrane protein: protein MKLNTISTVKIALLSCTMSIFSGCNDFLERNHPTEVSDDQFWATMNECSAALDQCKLWIKGAWGGDELSLVFLEGATDNMYFYSNFDQRIVNLGNGSLVPPTDNNKPTGWEYYFDAWKNYYLRIRRCNRFLEHVDNAYFADERERTRMKAEAKIWRAWYHIRLLNWYGRNDGIPIVEESLLPVDIYKARNTVNECLEFINRELDEVLSITDNDVFPFLWDEGRRDRMSKATTLALKMDINLQFHQYDIAKDAAKKLIDSGVFELYYSSSENDDPGKNYHDLFSYVGEQNKERIMFKSNGLDNIWFRNMSTILGGQGVSAPLKSLIDTYETIDGKTIQSLPASEREQYQKDPLYKARDPRLYATILLPNDNTSISNYTFEPFNPNSSDYIGKSGASRSGYLVKKYIDEQDRASAGGSLDFMIYRYAEVLLDYVECLVETGDWQNPDVEKYINMIRHRAGMPNMDKSVYNTQEKVRELYRRERRIELSFEGKRYDDIRRWNIGNEVMKGTIYGAWNPNDNSYVTIETRNCIFPKYDSWPLPQQEVTANPNISQPTGW, encoded by the coding sequence ATGAAACTGAATACAATATCAACAGTAAAAATAGCATTACTATCCTGCACAATGTCAATTTTTAGCGGATGTAATGATTTTTTGGAAAGAAATCATCCAACAGAGGTTTCCGACGACCAATTTTGGGCCACCATGAACGAATGCTCTGCGGCATTAGATCAATGCAAGCTTTGGATAAAAGGTGCGTGGGGAGGCGATGAATTGAGCCTTGTCTTCCTGGAAGGAGCAACCGATAACATGTACTTTTATTCTAATTTCGACCAACGTATAGTTAACTTAGGTAATGGTTCGCTCGTACCTCCCACAGACAACAACAAACCGACCGGTTGGGAGTATTATTTTGATGCCTGGAAAAACTATTATCTTCGCATACGACGCTGTAACCGTTTTCTGGAGCACGTTGATAATGCATATTTTGCAGATGAAAGAGAACGTACAAGAATGAAGGCTGAAGCTAAGATCTGGCGTGCATGGTACCATATCCGTTTACTCAACTGGTATGGCCGCAACGATGGTATACCTATTGTAGAAGAATCATTGCTGCCAGTCGACATCTACAAAGCTCGTAATACCGTCAACGAATGTCTGGAATTTATCAATCGTGAATTGGATGAAGTACTGAGTATTACAGATAATGATGTATTTCCTTTCTTATGGGATGAAGGACGTCGCGATCGTATGTCAAAAGCTACCACTTTAGCATTGAAAATGGATATTAACCTACAATTCCATCAATACGATATAGCAAAAGATGCGGCAAAAAAATTAATCGACTCCGGTGTTTTTGAACTCTATTATTCATCTTCGGAAAACGATGATCCCGGTAAAAACTACCACGATTTGTTCAGTTATGTGGGCGAGCAGAACAAAGAACGAATAATGTTCAAATCCAACGGATTGGATAATATATGGTTTCGAAATATGTCTACCATACTGGGAGGACAGGGCGTAAGTGCACCATTAAAATCATTGATCGATACATACGAAACAATTGATGGAAAAACAATCCAGTCTCTTCCGGCATCAGAACGCGAACAATATCAAAAAGATCCGTTATATAAAGCAAGAGACCCTCGTTTGTATGCAACGATTTTACTGCCGAACGATAATACGTCGATCTCCAATTACACATTTGAGCCGTTTAATCCCAATAGTAGTGACTACATAGGAAAGAGTGGAGCATCCCGTTCCGGTTATTTAGTAAAAAAGTATATCGACGAGCAAGATCGCGCATCAGCGGGAGGTAGCCTTGATTTCATGATCTACCGATACGCAGAAGTGTTATTGGATTACGTTGAATGCCTGGTAGAAACAGGAGACTGGCAAAATCCGGATGTAGAAAAATACATTAATATGATCCGCCATCGCGCCGGTATGCCGAATATGGATAAATCGGTTTACAATACACAGGAAAAAGTACGTGAATTATACCGTCGCGAACGCCGTATTGAACTTAGCTTCGAAGGCAAACGCTACGATGATATCCGCCGTTGGAACATCGGAAACGAAGTGATGAAAGGCACAATTTACGGAGCCTGGAACCCCAATGACAATTCATACGTTACAATTGAAACACGTAATTGTATATTTCCTAAATACGATTCATGGCCACTGCCACAACAGGAAGTGACAGCCAACCCGAACATCAGCCAACCTACCGGTTGGTAA
- a CDS encoding HU family DNA-binding protein — MSIRYKFTPICDNLNKEGEKVKGYYPQVISRGTIHKEKFFDYISHGSIPLRAQLSYSWTLIEDSIIDLLEQGFDVCLNDFGTFSVSAESDPTEKKNEIRAESITVKGLNFRASKVINKKLKGIKFERDPEK; from the coding sequence ATGAGTATAAGGTATAAATTTACCCCCATCTGTGACAACCTGAATAAGGAAGGGGAAAAAGTAAAAGGCTATTATCCACAGGTAATCAGCCGCGGAACGATCCACAAAGAGAAGTTCTTCGACTATATTTCGCACGGTTCGATTCCTCTTCGGGCTCAGTTATCATATTCATGGACGTTGATCGAGGACAGTATTATCGACCTCCTGGAACAAGGGTTTGATGTTTGCTTGAATGATTTCGGGACTTTTTCCGTCTCGGCTGAAAGTGATCCGACCGAAAAGAAGAATGAAATACGTGCGGAGTCTATCACAGTGAAAGGTCTTAATTTCCGTGCCTCCAAAGTAATCAACAAAAAGTTGAAAGGAATAAAGTTCGAACGCGATCCGGAAAAGTGA
- a CDS encoding FecR family protein — MTSETIYQIILSSLAGEATEEELLCLSKWLEESDANQAEYAKIQRLYQKTSLKTKEQTYDVDKAWQNIQKQTVHKKKNIFLWLGYAAMLAIVLSIGIVFFTNEHQTAPISKVNVNDYDQPTLLLENGETIKLNEGSFARQQKHITIKNDAEKKLVYETKDKIAENKIQNNHIIIPKGKTYQLILSDGTHIHLNSESELIYPTLFTGNKREVTLIGEAFFEVAKDKEKPFIVKANEMEINVLGTTFNVCSYAKDKTISTTLIEGSVSVRANQGDTQIITPSEQFTYNKENDRTNIRIVDTELYTSWIDGKYIFKHATLDEIINKLQLWYDFTVVYQDENLKNNRYSLIAEKDTDLDKLLEVISYTSEVKLERTGTNTINIKKIKEEK; from the coding sequence ATGACATCTGAAACAATATATCAAATAATTCTCTCATCCCTGGCAGGTGAAGCCACTGAAGAAGAACTGCTCTGCCTGTCAAAATGGTTGGAGGAGTCTGACGCGAACCAGGCAGAGTATGCAAAAATCCAAAGATTGTATCAGAAAACGTCACTAAAAACAAAAGAACAAACGTATGATGTAGACAAAGCCTGGCAAAACATCCAAAAACAAACAGTCCATAAAAAGAAAAACATATTTTTATGGCTGGGCTATGCGGCAATGCTTGCCATTGTTCTTTCCATAGGCATCGTATTCTTTACCAATGAGCACCAAACAGCTCCTATCAGTAAAGTCAATGTGAATGATTATGACCAACCGACTTTATTACTGGAGAATGGAGAAACGATCAAGTTGAACGAAGGATCGTTTGCCAGACAACAAAAACATATCACCATAAAAAATGATGCTGAAAAAAAGCTCGTTTATGAAACAAAAGACAAAATTGCTGAGAATAAAATACAGAATAATCATATTATCATCCCAAAAGGAAAAACGTATCAACTGATCCTTTCCGATGGAACTCACATTCATTTAAACTCCGAATCAGAATTGATCTACCCGACATTGTTTACAGGAAACAAACGAGAAGTAACTTTAATAGGCGAAGCCTTCTTTGAAGTAGCAAAAGACAAGGAGAAACCATTTATTGTAAAAGCCAACGAAATGGAAATAAACGTATTGGGAACGACTTTCAATGTTTGTTCTTATGCAAAAGACAAAACAATAAGTACAACCTTAATCGAAGGCTCTGTTTCAGTGCGTGCTAATCAGGGGGACACACAGATAATCACACCTTCCGAACAGTTTACCTATAACAAAGAAAACGACCGGACAAATATCCGGATAGTGGATACCGAACTTTATACCTCATGGATCGACGGCAAATACATCTTCAAACATGCAACACTGGATGAAATAATCAACAAACTTCAACTTTGGTATGACTTTACAGTGGTTTATCAGGATGAGAATTTGAAAAACAACCGCTACTCACTGATTGCCGAAAAAGATACAGACCTTGACAAGTTGCTGGAAGTTATCAGTTATACTTCAGAAGTCAAGCTAGAGAGAACAGGAACTAATACTATTAACATTAAAAAAATAAAGGAGGAGAAATGA
- a CDS encoding ABC transporter permease — protein sequence MKAVAFKLVLRSWWRNKTFSIISIISLAIGIACTNMLAAFVIHEYNLEADNPNRSHIYMMDQDSPLQPGERVCFTVGSIPVEIKEKYPEVIDYLRLNNIGMDYIKVDNNHFDPITIVTTDSSFPRFFPYKVVTGDLNEALTQPNKIALTEACAQKYFGSKNPIGQIITTGQNSTTTVHKEDGTIETEANETSYQIAAVLQSHDQSYLKFEALTGNGGTTNGGLCLLMTDRPIDTDKFAEQINKDGLHTFVPDGKYQFYTLQESYFRKYTQEGFTFLNSRQKTLLYVGMISAVLILLIACFNYINLNFSRLLQQVRMIHTEKLMGATKKDINQQLFLDTFLTVITAFLLSLLITHDLTPVFNSIVSGNIHTSFFFNKQAFPVIILFIFLLSMIPSIYISRKISKLSASGYREFFTGNKRRKIVTALSIAQYTVSIGLIIATFTVNSQLRFTQKGGEGYRDLIEVGNWGTDNSYLPAFVHEIKKLPGVENVTLSGGPLLNMGLTTVNVKNPDGSESIYMKAQYMGGRDFLKTFKINLIEGIEPDRALVQYQTPVYITRKYADLQVPPGEDPVGQLLSKYDKDNEQYGKSSDSPQPVIAGITENIFANSLEEDVFPSIIYIGQDDDKRYSFAEIKVGKERQQIIAAIGKIWEEMNPGQHFTYQDVFKEFMQRNSRTTELAELMIMYSLISIFLTCFGLFGMALYATEQRKKEIGIRKVNGASTLKVMYLLNKQFVGWIGIAFVIAVPISWLFLNRWLENFVYHTDISVFHFLLSSIIVLFITLLTVSWHTYKAASGNPVNSLKTE from the coding sequence ATGAAAGCAGTTGCATTTAAACTCGTCCTGCGAAGCTGGTGGCGAAACAAGACCTTCTCCATCATTTCCATCATCAGTCTGGCAATCGGCATTGCCTGTACGAATATGCTGGCTGCTTTTGTCATCCATGAATACAACCTGGAAGCGGATAATCCGAACCGCAGTCATATCTACATGATGGACCAGGATTCCCCTTTGCAACCGGGCGAGCGGGTTTGCTTCACTGTCGGCAGTATTCCTGTCGAAATAAAGGAGAAATATCCGGAAGTAATCGACTATCTGCGATTAAATAATATCGGAATGGATTATATAAAGGTAGACAACAACCATTTCGACCCTATCACAATTGTGACAACAGATTCGTCTTTTCCCCGTTTCTTCCCTTACAAAGTAGTAACGGGAGATTTGAACGAAGCGCTGACACAACCGAACAAGATTGCGCTGACAGAAGCCTGTGCCCAAAAATACTTTGGCAGCAAGAACCCAATCGGCCAAATAATCACCACAGGCCAGAACAGCACGACCACGGTACACAAAGAAGACGGCACCATTGAAACGGAAGCCAACGAAACGAGCTATCAGATTGCAGCCGTCCTCCAATCGCACGACCAGTCTTACCTCAAATTCGAGGCATTAACCGGAAACGGAGGCACAACCAACGGCGGATTATGCCTCCTGATGACCGACCGTCCCATCGACACAGACAAGTTTGCCGAACAGATAAATAAAGACGGACTGCATACGTTTGTCCCAGATGGGAAATACCAGTTTTATACCTTACAGGAAAGTTATTTCCGAAAATACACACAGGAAGGTTTCACATTCCTCAACAGCCGCCAGAAGACATTGCTTTATGTGGGAATGATTTCAGCCGTTCTAATCCTGCTGATCGCCTGCTTCAATTATATCAATCTCAATTTCTCCCGCCTATTGCAACAGGTGCGAATGATTCATACCGAGAAACTGATGGGTGCGACGAAAAAGGATATCAACCAACAGCTATTCCTCGATACATTCCTGACTGTTATTACGGCCTTCCTCTTATCTCTGTTGATTACGCACGACTTAACTCCGGTATTCAACTCTATCGTCTCCGGAAATATACATACCTCCTTCTTCTTCAACAAGCAGGCTTTTCCGGTTATCATCCTGTTTATCTTCCTCTTATCCATGATTCCGTCCATTTATATAAGCCGGAAGATAAGTAAGTTGTCCGCCTCCGGCTACCGTGAGTTTTTCACTGGAAATAAAAGAAGAAAGATTGTTACCGCTCTTTCCATCGCACAATATACCGTATCCATCGGATTGATCATCGCGACGTTCACGGTAAACAGCCAGCTTCGTTTTACACAAAAAGGCGGAGAAGGTTATCGTGACTTGATAGAGGTAGGCAACTGGGGAACAGACAATTCTTACTTACCGGCATTTGTGCACGAAATCAAAAAGTTACCCGGAGTAGAAAATGTTACACTCAGCGGCGGTCCTTTACTAAATATGGGACTTACTACCGTGAATGTCAAGAATCCCGACGGCAGCGAAAGCATTTATATGAAAGCACAGTATATGGGAGGACGTGACTTTCTGAAAACATTCAAAATCAATCTTATAGAGGGAATAGAGCCGGATAGGGCACTCGTACAATACCAAACTCCGGTTTACATCACCCGAAAATATGCAGACCTTCAGGTTCCTCCCGGAGAAGACCCGGTTGGTCAGCTACTAAGCAAATACGACAAGGATAATGAACAATATGGAAAGAGCAGTGATTCTCCCCAACCGGTTATTGCCGGCATTACCGAAAATATATTTGCCAATTCGCTTGAAGAAGATGTTTTCCCCAGCATTATTTACATTGGGCAGGATGACGACAAAAGATATTCCTTTGCAGAAATCAAAGTGGGGAAAGAACGTCAGCAAATCATCGCTGCCATCGGAAAGATATGGGAAGAGATGAATCCGGGACAACACTTCACTTACCAGGATGTCTTTAAGGAGTTTATGCAACGCAACAGCCGGACAACCGAGCTGGCGGAATTAATGATCATGTATTCGCTGATCAGTATCTTCCTGACTTGTTTCGGCCTGTTCGGTATGGCTCTATATGCCACGGAACAGCGCAAGAAAGAAATTGGTATACGGAAAGTGAACGGAGCCAGTACGCTAAAGGTCATGTACCTGTTAAACAAACAGTTTGTTGGCTGGATCGGAATAGCTTTCGTTATAGCCGTTCCTATTAGCTGGCTTTTTCTCAACCGCTGGCTGGAAAACTTTGTATATCATACCGATATATCGGTCTTCCATTTTCTATTGAGTAGCATTATCGTGTTATTCATCACGTTATTGACTGTCAGTTGGCATACTTACAAAGCCGCTTCGGGAAATCCGGTCAATTCGCTGAAAACAGAATAA
- a CDS encoding RNA polymerase sigma-70 factor, whose translation MRIADGQVFEKLFREYYSHLCNYAGKYIADSQVREDIVQVFFISVWEKKHLSISQETFLPYAYRSIKNSCINYYKSEIIKEDFIATLTDEWSDQLNEEEDFLYQKEVQLALQKLPDKCRKVFLLKCVSGLRYKEIADVSEISVNTVKYHLGEAFRIMREELKHLTFLFFLIFF comes from the coding sequence ATGCGAATAGCAGACGGACAAGTTTTTGAAAAATTATTCCGGGAATATTATTCTCATCTTTGCAATTATGCCGGCAAATATATTGCCGACAGCCAAGTCAGGGAAGATATTGTTCAGGTATTTTTCATTTCTGTCTGGGAGAAAAAACATCTTTCGATATCACAGGAGACCTTTTTACCATACGCTTACCGTTCTATAAAGAACAGTTGTATAAACTACTACAAATCAGAGATCATCAAAGAAGATTTCATCGCGACTCTGACGGATGAATGGAGTGACCAGCTAAATGAAGAAGAGGACTTTTTATATCAGAAAGAGGTACAACTGGCCTTGCAGAAACTTCCTGATAAATGCCGGAAAGTATTCCTTTTGAAATGCGTCAGTGGACTACGTTATAAAGAGATAGCCGATGTTTCCGAAATATCTGTAAACACTGTAAAATATCATTTAGGAGAAGCTTTCCGAATCATGCGTGAAGAACTAAAGCATCTCACATTTTTATTTTTTCTGATTTTTTTCTGA
- the fsa gene encoding fructose-6-phosphate aldolase codes for MKFFIDTANLDQIREANDLGVLDGVTTNPSLMAKEGIKGVENQRAHYLKICEIVDGDVSAEVISTDYEGMIKEGKELAALNPHIVVKVPCIEAGIKAIKHFSDEGIRTNCTLVFSRGQALLAAKAGASYVSPFVGRLDDISSDGIELVKKIVEMYTYYGYETEVLAASIRSTQHIIQCIEAGADVATCPLAAIKGLLKHPLTDSGLATFLADYKKVNG; via the coding sequence ATGAAATTTTTTATCGACACGGCGAACCTGGATCAGATTCGGGAAGCAAACGATTTAGGCGTATTGGACGGTGTTACTACCAACCCGTCTTTAATGGCCAAAGAAGGGATCAAAGGAGTGGAGAACCAGCGTGCACATTATCTAAAGATTTGTGAGATCGTAGACGGTGATGTCAGTGCGGAAGTAATATCTACCGATTATGAAGGGATGATTAAAGAGGGTAAGGAACTGGCTGCCTTGAATCCGCATATCGTAGTGAAAGTTCCTTGCATAGAAGCCGGAATCAAAGCGATCAAACATTTTTCCGATGAGGGAATTCGTACCAATTGTACATTGGTCTTTTCCCGTGGGCAGGCTCTTTTGGCGGCAAAAGCAGGAGCGAGTTATGTTTCTCCTTTCGTAGGCCGCCTGGATGATATTTCCAGCGATGGTATCGAACTGGTGAAGAAAATCGTAGAGATGTATACCTATTATGGATACGAAACCGAAGTGCTTGCTGCTTCCATCCGTAGTACACAGCATATTATTCAGTGTATCGAGGCGGGAGCCGATGTGGCAACCTGTCCGCTGGCTGCTATTAAAGGCCTGTTGAAACACCCGCTTACAGATAGCGGTCTGGCTACTTTCCTGGCTGATTATAAGAAAGTGAACGGATAA